From a single Oreochromis niloticus isolate F11D_XX linkage group LG3, O_niloticus_UMD_NMBU, whole genome shotgun sequence genomic region:
- the LOC106096765 gene encoding uncharacterized protein LOC106096765, translated as MSEAREDKASSVRSEKSYASKGTSRSSASMAALNARAKAEAARKRAEYAKKEIEMQVKKAELKVEETRLEATLQALQQERDAEAAHAEAIVFETAVNDLEEEHVRVPQRVDTLERTFNYVKDQLIIKDSTSPIGHTRYNSMPAPNVTFLTPKQEPTRSDTLKEYVLQPLSTDKGENVSQSSKLMQKTSPGTSPRFEHKVSMQQGNISDVARFLARRDLLTGGLRRFSDKAGDYWGWKSSFENAICDLNLTASEELDLLIKWLGAESVQYAYRLRAVHINNPSEGLAKVWERLNECYGSPEAIENALLDRLDRFPKISYKDPQLLRELQDLLLEIDAAKSEGYIPGLLYLDTARGINPVVEKLPFAMQEKWMNYGSKYKEDHCVSFPPFSAFVAFISREAKMRNDPSFRQSVQPPPALSKTNKLYEKHAKREPISVIRTEVVSTELKPTPTNIEDPNKECPIHKKPHALKKCRAFREMPLEERKAYLKKNMICFKCCASTNHQAKTCKSEIHCTECDSKLHITALHPGLAPTTTVTATIAEPVKADGGECNATRLTAISTCTQVCGSEFESHSCAKICLVFIYPKNSPEKKLKAYAILDDQSNRSLAKSSVFDTFGVTRNSFPYKLRTCAGLEEVTGRRAFNFIVESADCTSRLELQTLIECDMLPDNRSEIPTAEAARNHTHLHEIATEIPALDQSAQILLLIGRDVIQAHKVLDQRNGPPNAPFAQKLALGWVIIGNVCLGGAHKPTRANIFKTNILDNGRPSHFLPCKNAIQVKECFNSQGYNKVNSPMRTKHSSIGETVFKQTSLDESLGYSQEERAFLQVMDKEVYQDSANSWVAPLPFRSPRPRLPNNKRQAMQRLTSVRHMLNKRPQVKGQFTDFMQTLFDNGHAEIAPPLTKEEECWYLPFFGVYHPRKPEQIRIVFDSSAQHNGVSLNDVLLTGPNLNNSLLGVLMRLREEKVAVTADIKQMFHCFVVREDHRNFLRFLWHQNNDMDQPIVEYRMTVHVFGNSPSPAVATYGLRRASEDRDKQDITTQHLVERHFYVDDCLASFQSSTDAIAVMQNAQDTLASSNLRLHKIASNDVNVMKAFHKDDLAKGLKDLDLGADIPPMQRSLGISWDIATDKFTFQVSTAEKPYTRRGVLSVVNSLFDPLGFAAPVSIKGRKSCSKSGAHGKSP; from the exons ATGTCTGAAGCAAGAGAAGATAAAGCATCATCTGTCCGTTCAGAGAAATCATATGCGTCAAAAGGTACAAGTAGGTCATCTGCCAGTATGGCCGCCCTAAACGCTCGAGCCAAGGCTGAAGCAGCACGCAAAAGAGCTGAATATGCTAAAAAGGAAATAGAAATGCAAGTTAAGAAAGCAGAGCTTAAAGTAGAAGAAACACGTCTAGAGGCCACATTACAAGCCCTCCAACAAGAACGTGATGCGGAAGCGGCACACGCTGAAGCAATAGTTTTTGAAACAGCAGTCAACGATCTTGAAGAAGAACATGTGCGTGTACCTCAAAGGGTCGACACTTTGGAACGCACCTTTAACTATGTGAAAGACCAGCTCATCATCAAAGACAGCACAAGCCCAATTGGTCACACCAGGTATAATTCAATGCCCGCGCCAAATGTCACATTCCTCACACCAAAACAAGAGCCAACCAGGTCGGACACCTTAAAGGAATATGTCCTTCAACCTCTGAGTACTGACAAAGGAGAAAACGTTTCCCAGTCTTCGAAATTAATGCAGAAAACGTCGCCAGGTACTTCACCGAGATTTGAACATAAGGTGAGCATGCAACAAGGAAACATTTCAGACGTAGCCAGGTTTCTTGCAAGACGTGACTTACTCACCGGTGGCCTCCGAAGGTTCAGTGACAAGGCAGGAGATTACTGGGGATGGAAATCTTCGTTTGAGAACGCGATTTGTGACTTAAACCTAACGGCCAGTGAGGAACTGGATTTGCTGATTAAATGGCTCGGTGCAGAATCAGTCCAATATGCATATCGTTTAAGAGCTGTTCATATTAACAATCCCTCTGAAGGACTCGCTAAGGTGTGGGAAAGATTAAATGAGTGCTACGGCTCCCCCGAAGCTATAGAGAACGCACTGCTCGACAGACTGGACCGTTTCCCAAAAATCTCATACAAAGATCCACAACTGTTGAGAGAACTACAAGACCTGCTCCTAGAGATAGATGCCGCAAAGAGTGAAGGTTACATTCCAGGTCTACTCTACCTCGATACAGCGAGAGGCATTAATCCAGTGgtggaaaaactcccctttgcTATGCAAGAGAAATGGATGAACTATGGTTCTAAATACAAAGAGGACCATTGTGTATCATTTCCGCCGTTCTCTGCATTTGTGGCTTTCATCAGTAGAGAAGCAAAGATGCGGAACGACCCCAGCTTTAGGCAGTCTGTGCAGCCGCCTCCTGCCCtttcaaagacaaacaaacttTACGAAAAACACGCTAAAAGAGAACCTATCTCAGTCATCAGAACCGAAGTTGTCAGTACGGAGCTGAAACCAACTCCTACAAACATTGAGGACCCAAATAAGGAATGTCCTATCCACAAAAAACCTCATGCTCTCAAAAAATGCAGAGCATTCAGGGAAATGCCACTGGAGGAGCGAAAGGCCTATcttaagaaaaacatgatttgctTCAAATGCTGCGCTTCTACAAACCACCAGGCAAAGACATGTAAGTCAGAGATACATTGTACAGAATGTGattcaaaattacacattacagCTCTTCATCCGGGACTGGCACCAACGACTACTGTGACAGCTACTATTGCAGAGCCCGTGAAAGCTGACGGCGGGGAGTGCAATGCTACACGCCTCACAGCTATCTCAACATGCACACAAGTCTGTGGAAGTGAATTTGAAAGTCACTCATGTGCCAAGATCTGCCTTGTGTTCATCTACCCAAAGAATTCACCTGAAAAGAAGCTTAAGGCCTACGCCATCCTAGATGACCAAAGCAATAGGTCACTTGCAAAATCATCGGTTTTTGACACATTTGGAGTCACCAGGAACTCCTTTCCATATAAACTGAGAACCTGTGCCGGATTGGAGGAAGTGACAGGGAGGAGAGCTTTCAACTTCATTGTAGAATCGGCAGACTGTACGTCACGTCTTGAGCTCCAGACACTTATCGAGTGTGATATGCTACCCGACAATCGCAGTGAGATTCCCACAGCTGAAGCTGCTCGAAACCACACCCACCTTCATGAAATCGCAACCGAAATTCCAGCTCTCGACCAGAGCGCTCAGATCCTGCTGCTCATTGGAAGGGACGTTATTCAAGCACACAAAGTTCTCGACCAGCGCAATGGCCCTCCAAATGCGCCATTTGCACAGAAGCTAGCTCTTGGATGGGTGATCATTGGGAACGTTTGCCTGGGTGGAGCTCACAAACCCACGCGTGctaacattttcaaaacaaacatcttAGACAATGGTCGTCCAAGTCACTTCCTTCCATGCAAAAATGCCATTCAAGTAAAGGAATGTTTCAACTCGCAAGGCTACAACAAGGTCAACTCTCCAATGCGAACAAAGCACTCTTCGATTGGAGAAACAGTTTTCAAACAAACGAGTTTGGACGAGAGCCTCGGCTACTCACAGGAAGAAAGAGCCTTTCTACAGGTAATGGACAAGGAGGTCTACCAGGACAGTGCCAACAGCTGGGTTGCGCCACTACCTTTTCGTTCGCCCAGGCCACGCCTGCCGAACAATAAGCGGCAAGCTATGCAACGCCTTACGTCAGTACGCCACATGCTGAACAAACGCCCTCAGGTGAAAGGTCAGTTTACAGACTTCATGCAAACTTTGTTTGATAACGGCCACGCTGAGATAGCGCCACCACTCACTAAAGAAGAAGAGTGTTGGTACCTCCCCTTCTTCGGAGTGTATCACCCACGCAAACCGGAACAAATACGCATTGTCTTCGATTCAAGTGCGCAACACAATGGAGTATCCCTCAACGATGTTCTTCTTACTGGGCCCAACCTCAACAATAGCTTGTTGGGTGTGTTGATGCGACTCCGTGAAGAAAAGGTGGCGGTCACAGCCGATATCAAACAAATGTTCCATTGCTTCGTGGTCAGGGAGGACCACCGGAACTTTTTGAGATTCCTCTGGCACCAAAACAATGACATGGATCAACCGATTGTGGAATACAGAATGACCGTACATGTCTTTGGCAACAGCCCGTCGCCCGCGGTTGCAACTTACGGACTCAGAAGGGCATCAGAAGACCGAGACAAGCAAGACATCACCACACAACATCTGGTGGAGCGACATTTTTACGTAGATGATTGTCTTGCCTCCTTCCAATCAAGTACTGATGCCATTGCTGTTATGCAAAACGCTCAAGACACTCTGGCTTCATCTAATCTGAGGCTACACAAGATTGCATCCAATGACGTGAACGTAATGAAGGCATTCCACAAAGACGATCTAGCCAAGGGTCTAAAAGACCTCGACCTAGGAGCCGACATCCCACCCATGCAAAGAAGCCTCGGAATAAGCTGGGACATTGCAACAGACAAATTCACGTTTCAAGTGTCCACTGCTGAGAAGCCCTATACCCGCAGAGGGGTACTTTCAGTTGTCAACAGTCTGTTTGACCCTCTTGGGTTTGCAGCTCCGGTTAGCATCAAAGGCAGA AAAAGTTGCTCCAAGAGTGGAGCGCATGGAAAGAGTCCCTGA
- the LOC109201599 gene encoding uncharacterized protein LOC109201599: MYTSISFSGAEKRELCIFCDASTKAIAAVAYVKLTDSEGKSELGFVFGKAKLAPQQEITIPRLELCAAVLAVEIADIITEEIDVPFHSTRFFTDSRVVLGYIQSESRRFYVYVCNRVQRIRKSSNPEQWNYVPTDLNPADIASRSIPASALSSSPWLEGPDYLLGSTPEVTKHTFELVNPESDPEIRPTVTSLSTNVAASFLETRRFVSFSTWGSLLRAIARLIHIARCYRNSTPPKKCHGWHTCKSLSPEDYSKAKSVLLSGLQHEVYPDIFTCLRAQKDIPKQSLLRKLSPFKDNADCLRVGGRLSQASMESDEAHPIIIPGNHHLTTLLIRHYHQQVQHQGRHFTEGAMRSAGFWIVGGKRSISSVIHHCVICRKLRWNTEKQKMSDLPSDRVTVCPPFTYVGVDVFGPWTVSSRRTRGGLASSKRWAVIFTCLGIRAIHVEVIETMESSSFINALRRFISIRGPVKQLRSDCGTNFLGACKELGITSKHCDNQEIQDFLSKNECTWIFNPPHSSHMGGSWERMIGIVKRILDSMLTVNPVRPLTHEVLVTLLAEVTAIVNSRPLLPVSSDPDCPFLLTPATLLTQKTGLPPTPPGHFDNKDLFGRQWRQVQHLSNVFWHRWKTQYLPTLQERRKWQSVSQNLQKGDLVLLKDSGAKRNHWPMGVVVETFPSQDGHVRKIEVKVASGGTSKTFLRPVTETVLLLRNTNRDTDP, encoded by the coding sequence ATGTACACCTCCATATCCTTCAGTGGCGCAGAAAAAAGGGAGCTCTGTATATTCTGTGACGCGTCTACAAAAGCTATCGCTGCAGTAGCCTACGTCAAGCTCACAGATTCAGAAGGCAAAAGCGAACTGGGATTCGTGTTTGGCAAAGCGAAACTTGCACCGCAGCAGGAAATAACAATCCCCAGGCTCGAGCTATGTGCAGCTGTTCTTGCTGTCGAGATTGCTGACATTATCACAGAGGAAATCGATGTTCCCTTCCATTCTACAAGATTTTTCACGGACAGCAGAGTGGTACTCGGATACATACAGAGTGAATCCAGACGATTCTACGTCTACGTATGCAATCGCGTACAGAGGATTCGAAAATCGTCCAACCCAGAGCAGTGGAACTATGTTCCAACAGACCTTAACCCGGCCGACATAGCTTCAAGATCAATCCCAGCTAGTGCGCTCTCATCAAGCCCATGGCTCGAAGGACCAGATTACCTACTGGGATCAACTCCTGAAGTGACTAAACACACCTTTGAACTAGTCAATCCTGAATCAGATCCTGAGATCCGTCCAACAGTGACATCACTTTCAACCAATGTCGCGGCTTCTTTCCTCGAAACGAGACGATTTGTGTCTTTCTCTACTTGGGGGTCATTGTTGAGAGCAATAGCAAGGCTCATTCATATTGCAAGGTGTTACAGGAACAGCACTCCCCCAAAAAAGTGTCATGGCTGGCATACCTGCAAAAGTCTTAGTCCAGAAGATTACAGTAAGGCAAAGAGCGTTCTTCTGAGTGGTCTTCAACACGAGGTTTACCCTGACATCTTCACATGTCTTCGAGCCCAAAAGGACATTCCGAAACAGAGCCTTCTCAGAAAACTCTCTCCTTTCAAAGACAATGCAGACTGTCTCAGGGTTGGTGGTCGCCTTTCACAAGCCAGCATGGAAAGCGACGAAGCACACCCCATTATCATCCCAGGTAACCACCATTTAACTACCCTACTAATCCGACACTACCACCAACAGGTGCAGCACCAGGGGCGCCATTTCACAGAGGGAGCCATGAGATCGGCTGGCTTCTGGATTGTTGGTGGGAAACGGAGCATCAGCTCAGTCATCCACCACTGTGTAATTTGCCGCAAGCTCAGGtggaacacagaaaagcaaaaaatgtcAGACTTACCCTCTGATCGTGTGACAGTCTGCCCCCCGTTTACTTACGTCGGAGTTGACGTCTTTGGACCGTGGACAGTAAGCTCTCGGAGAACAAGAGGAGGCCTTGCCAGCAGCAAACGCTGGGCCGTCATCTTCACCTGCTTGGGCATCAGGGCCATTCATGTTGAGGTCATCGAGACGATGGAGTCGTCTAGTTTTATCAATGCTCTGAGACGATTCATCTCTATCAGAGGACCAGTAAAGCAGTTGAGGTCCGACTGTGGGACCAACTTTCTGGGAGCGTGCAAGGAGCTCGGCATAACTTCAAAACACTGCGACAACCAGGAAATTCAAGACTTTTTATCCAAGAATGAATGCACATGGATCTTCAACCCTCCTCATAGTTCTCATATGGGAGGAAGTTGGGAGCGCATGATTGGCATCGTGAAGCGCATACTGGACTCTATGCTAACTGTCAACCCAGTTCGCCCGTTGACCCATGAAGTTCTCGTTACCCTTCTAGCAGAGGTAACCGCTATCGTAAACTCTCGACCGCTACTACCAGTCTCATCAGATCCAGATTGCCCCTTTCTTCTTACACCTGCTACCCTCCTTACGCAGAAAACTGGATTACCACCTACGCCACCCGGGCACTTTGACAATAAAGATTTGTTCGGACGTCAATGGAGACAAGTGCAGCATCTTTCAAATGTCTTCTGGCACCGTTGGAAAACACAGTATCTGCCGACACTCCAAGAGCGAAGGAAATGGCAATCTGTGAGTCAAAATCTTCAAAAGGGAGATCTTGTTCTTCTAAAGGACAGTGGAGCTAAAAGAAACCACTGGCCCATGGGGGTGGTTGTTGAGACCTTTCCTAGCCAAGACGGACATGTCAGAAAGATTGAGGTAAAGGTCGCTTCTGGAGGTACATCTAAAACCTTCTTACGACCAGTGACAGAGACTGTACTCCTGCTGCGAAATACTAATAGAGACACTGATCCTTAA